GTAGTGGTGGCCATGACGGGAGCCGACGCGACCGGAGTAGCCACGCGCACCGGCGACCTACTGGCCGTAGGCACGATGCTCCTCTTCGCCGCCTATTACGTGGTGTCCAAGCGGAGTCGGGTCAACCTGGACTCAGCCACGTACCAGGTGGGCCTCACGGTGGTCGCCACCCTGACCGTGCTGCCCTTTGCTCCGGTCATGGGCCAGAGCCTGGCTCCGCCGCCGGTCGACCAGTGGACTTGGATCGCTCTCATGGCCGTTATACCGGGGACCGGGCACCTGCTCACCAACTACGCCCTGGGCCATGTACCGATCATCTTGATGAGCCTGGTCGGCCTCCTGTTCACCGCCGTGGCGCCCCTGTACGCCTGGTGGCTGGTCGGGGAGACAATCGGAGGCGTACAGGCCCTCGGCATGGCCCTGGTTATTGCCGCCCTAGCCGTGGTGGTGACCCGTCCTGTGGAGAAGCCCCCCGCTCTCACCGTCGGCTGACCGGTCAGGTTCCGTACTCGCCCCGGAGGAAGCGGAGCATCCACGATGCCACTTCCACCCGGTGGAGTGGGGCGTCCAGCGTGGCCAGGGCGTCGTCCAGCACCCCGGGTGGGCTCGAACTCGTGTAGCGGCCCCGGTAGAGGATGTCGGCGTAGTGGGCATCGAACTCCGGGTGGGCCTGGACGCCCAGCAGGTGGTCGCCGACGGCCAGCACGGCCGCCGGGCAGTGGTCTGAGGAGGCGATCAGCCGGGCCTCACCGGGAAGGTCCAGGACCTGGTCGCGGTGGCAGTAAAAGACCCCCACCGGGTCGGGGCCCGACTCCATCCAGCCCTCGCGGGCGTCCAGGTTGATCGGCCGGTTGCCCAGACCCCACGTTTCCACCCGCTCGACGCGACCACCGAGGGCCTGGGCGATTGCCTGGTGGCCGAAGCACACCCCGACAGTGGGGGCCCGGGCGGCGTCCAGATCGCGAACCAAGTCCAGGAGGTCGTGGATCCAGGGCTCGTCCTCGTACACCCCGCGGACCGATCCGGTGATCAGCCACGCGTCCTGCTCGTCGGCCGATCTGGGAAGGGTGCCGTCCACCACCGGGTAGTCCACGAAGGACACGTCGGGTCGCACCGCTCCGAACAGGTCGGTGAACAGGCGGTGGTAGCCCTCGTAGCGGGGGCGGAGATCCTCAAAGATCTCGTCGCAGCGTAGGAGGCCGATCTGCATCACCCGAAACGTATCGAAACGTGGTGGAGGTGTTCGGTTCGGGCGGCGAGACTCCGGGGATGCGGCGGGGCCTCCTCTACATCCTCTGTGCCCAGGTGATGTGGGGGGTTTCCCCGGCCTTCTGGCGTGGCGTGGCTGACGTTCCGGCGCTGGACGTCCTGGCCCACCGGGCCTTCTGGACGTTCACAGTCCTCCTGGTGGTGCATCTAGTTCGGCGGTCGTGGACCGCCGTCCGGGAGGCCGCCGGGATGCCGTCCGTCCTGGGCCTGGAGGTCCTGGCAGGAGTCCTGATCGGCTCCAACTGGTTGGCCTGGATCTGGGCGGTCAACAACGACATGGTGTTGGAGGGCAGCCTCGGGTACTTCATCACCCCGCTGGTGAGCGTCCTGTTGGGCGTTCTAGTGGTCGGGGAGCGGCTACGCCGGGCCCAGTGGTTGGCTGTGGCCCTCGGCGCGGCGAGCGTGGTGTGGCTTACTGTCGACATGGGACGTCTGCCATGGGTGTCGCTCTTCCTGGCTGGCACCTTCGGCATCTACGGGCTCATCAAGAAGAAGGTCGACCGGCCACCGGTTGACATGCTGGCTATCGAGCTAACTGTGATGCTGCCCGTCACCCTGGGCTACCTCGCCTACCGGACGTCCAGCGGGCACGACGTCCTGTTCTCGGGGACGTCGAGCGAAGTGGTGGTCCTGGTGGCCAGCGGGGTGTTCACTGCCGCCCCGCTGCTGTTCTTTGCTGGCGGGGTCCGGCGGGCACCACTGTCGGTAGTTGGGGTGCTCCAGTACCTCTCACCCTCCATCAACTTCCTGTTGGGCGTGGTGGCCTTCGGTGAGCCATTCGGTTCGGGACGCCTGGTCGGCTTTGCCCTTGTCTGGACCGGATTGGCCGTATTCACCGCCGACGGCCTCCGGTCGGTCAGGCCACCGCGTCGCCGTTGATCAGGGAGGTCAGCCGGCAGCGGTCCGGATCTTGTCGGGGCGGCCAGCCGTTTGTAGCCGTCACCTCGGCGGGTAGGTCAGCCGGCGGCAGCCAGCACCTCGGCGGCGAAGGTCGGAGCCTCGTCGGCCAGGCGCCACCGGCTTAGTGACCGGGCGGCCACTACGTCAGCCCCGTGACTGGCGAGCATGTCGGCCAGCATGTCGGCAGCGCGACCCGGGTTCACGGCATGGGTCATAAAGGCAGCCACCCGTTTGTCCCAGAGTTTGGGGATCTGGTTCACCTTGGCTGCGTCGCCCGGACGGTGGCCGAACAGGATCAGGCCGTCGACCCAGGTGCCCACGAACACCAGGTCGGCCTCAGCCAGTTCCTTGTAGTCGAGGTTGGTGACCGGGCGGACGGCCACGGTGGCGCCGGAGGCCTGCACGGCCCCGCCGATCAACTCTGCGGCCCGTCGAGTGTTTCCGGTACGACTCTGGTGGATCACGACCACGTTCACGGCCACAGTGTGCCCCACCGAAGGGTCGGTTCTACACTCGCCATCATGCCGACCTACGACTATCGCTGCGGGATGTGTGATGCCGTCTTCGAGGTGCGTCAGCCCATGGCCCTGTCGTCGGAGCCGGCAACCTGTCCGAGCGGCCACGAGGGTGCGCGACGCCTGTTGTCGGTATTCGCGGCGGTCGGCGGGACAGAGGCCGCCCGCCCGACAACACCCGCTCCAACCGGCGGTTGCGGCGCGGCCTGCGCCTGCCATCCCGGCTGATGTCGGACCGAACCCGAGGAGAACCCATGGCCAGACGCCTGGAGGGGAAGATCGCCTGCATCACCGGTGCGGGCTCGGGGCTGGGGCAGGCCATGGCTTTCCGGTTCGCCGAGGAGGGGGCCACAGTGGCTGCCCAGGATCTGAGGAGGGAGGCGGCCGACGAGACGGTGCGCCTGTTGGACGGCGCGGGCCACAGTGCCTTCGGCGGCGACGTGTCCGACGAGGACGACATGGGTCTGGTCTTCGGCGAGATCTACGCCGCGTACGGGCACCTTGATATCCAGGTCAACAATGCCGGGGTGGACCGTCTTCCCGGTGACGGTTTCGACGAGATGATGGCCGGCGAGGGCTCCCAGATCTCATTGATGGACCACGCGGCGTTTACGAAGATGCTGGCCATTCACGTCGGCGGCACCTTCCTATGTACCCGAGAGGCGGTGAAGCTGATGGGCGAGGGAGGCGCAGTCGTCAACCTTTCCAGTATCGCCGGCCTGGCCGGATGGGGGCCGATCCACTACGCGGCAGCCAAGGGCGCCGTCCTGGCCTTCACCCGGGCGGCGGCCCGCGAGTTGGGCGCCATGGGAATCCGCATCAACGCCATTGCCCCCGGGGTGATCGACACGCCGATGACGGCCAGGGTCGACGAGGCCCTGCTGGCCCCCATGGTCGGGATGACCCCACTACGGCGTAAGGGCACCGCCGAGGAGATCGCGGCCACTGCCCTCCACCTCGCATCCGACGAGAGCTCGTTCACCACCGGACAGTGGATCTCGCCCAACGGGGGGCTCATCACCATCTGAGGTCTGACCCGGTGGGCACCCGGTCGGTCAGCGGGTCCGGTCCAGGT
The DNA window shown above is from Acidimicrobiales bacterium and carries:
- the rarD gene encoding EamA family transporter RarD is translated as MVEVFGSGGETPGMRRGLLYILCAQVMWGVSPAFWRGVADVPALDVLAHRAFWTFTVLLVVHLVRRSWTAVREAAGMPSVLGLEVLAGVLIGSNWLAWIWAVNNDMVLEGSLGYFITPLVSVLLGVLVVGERLRRAQWLAVALGAASVVWLTVDMGRLPWVSLFLAGTFGIYGLIKKKVDRPPVDMLAIELTVMLPVTLGYLAYRTSSGHDVLFSGTSSEVVVLVASGVFTAAPLLFFAGGVRRAPLSVVGVLQYLSPSINFLLGVVAFGEPFGSGRLVGFALVWTGLAVFTADGLRSVRPPRRR
- a CDS encoding DMT family transporter codes for the protein MERQAVIGRVAAVGAVFLMSFGPSIVKLADVAEITFIFWRLLVAVVFYSLLLVVTGRRLLWEDLRRCIPGGVLFGVNLVFFILTMRRTSAANAVVIASLQPVVLIGIAGPLFGERPRPSIYLWSAMAMGGVVVAMTGADATGVATRTGDLLAVGTMLLFAAYYVVSKRSRVNLDSATYQVGLTVVATLTVLPFAPVMGQSLAPPPVDQWTWIALMAVIPGTGHLLTNYALGHVPIILMSLVGLLFTAVAPLYAWWLVGETIGGVQALGMALVIAALAVVVTRPVEKPPALTVG
- a CDS encoding SDR family oxidoreductase, which translates into the protein MARRLEGKIACITGAGSGLGQAMAFRFAEEGATVAAQDLRREAADETVRLLDGAGHSAFGGDVSDEDDMGLVFGEIYAAYGHLDIQVNNAGVDRLPGDGFDEMMAGEGSQISLMDHAAFTKMLAIHVGGTFLCTREAVKLMGEGGAVVNLSSIAGLAGWGPIHYAAAKGAVLAFTRAAARELGAMGIRINAIAPGVIDTPMTARVDEALLAPMVGMTPLRRKGTAEEIAATALHLASDESSFTTGQWISPNGGLITI
- a CDS encoding zinc ribbon domain-containing protein, producing the protein MPTYDYRCGMCDAVFEVRQPMALSSEPATCPSGHEGARRLLSVFAAVGGTEAARPTTPAPTGGCGAACACHPG